One region of Microbacterium sufflavum genomic DNA includes:
- a CDS encoding glycosyltransferase yields the protein MTEESPPVLPDADYLVLSSRLIPGLDGGYTIATLARARMLAAAGVGDGAGPELLTFDPGTAADHAEHRRVFTERGALSDPGRMRNLFDEAVAPEGGAAAWLRETADAAVVADPDVEYRVLRDVEDRPFAALPVIPGNPDWHLTDEPVLVYDAAGAVAGALRGFRGLYRAWLDHVVAASGDRRVVVICESRQLGELIADWDDPRVRIVHTIHTMHVEAPYTPDATMNTLWTRWFRLADRFDAVVWPTATQRDDVVARFGASANHVVVPNPIAPVTARADLREDGLVVVLGRLAPGKRIDHAIRAFLAADVAGTRLEIWGTGPEQEKLAALIAQLDAGDRVVLGGYADDPATVLDRASLLLTSTAFEGQPLGVVEALLHGTPVVSYDVRYGIRDVLGAGGGVLVPAGDEGALATALRDLLTDADRLAVLRAEAPSVAAAWSPERSLAALTGVVAEVSARPSRRA from the coding sequence ATGACCGAGGAGTCCCCACCCGTGCTTCCGGACGCGGACTACCTGGTGCTGTCCAGCCGCCTCATCCCGGGGCTCGACGGCGGATACACGATCGCGACCCTCGCCCGCGCCCGGATGCTGGCCGCGGCGGGCGTCGGCGACGGCGCCGGACCGGAACTGCTGACGTTCGATCCGGGTACCGCCGCCGACCATGCGGAGCATCGACGGGTGTTCACGGAGCGCGGCGCGCTGTCCGACCCGGGGCGCATGCGCAACCTCTTCGATGAGGCCGTCGCACCTGAGGGCGGGGCGGCCGCGTGGCTGCGGGAGACCGCCGATGCCGCCGTCGTCGCCGACCCCGACGTCGAGTACCGGGTGCTGCGCGACGTCGAGGACCGCCCGTTCGCCGCGCTCCCGGTGATCCCGGGCAACCCGGACTGGCACCTGACCGACGAGCCGGTGCTGGTGTACGACGCCGCGGGAGCAGTGGCCGGCGCCCTGCGCGGCTTCCGCGGCCTGTACCGGGCGTGGCTCGACCACGTCGTGGCCGCCTCGGGCGACCGTCGCGTCGTCGTGATCTGCGAGTCGCGGCAGCTGGGCGAGCTCATCGCCGACTGGGACGACCCGCGCGTGCGCATCGTCCACACGATCCACACGATGCACGTGGAGGCGCCGTACACGCCGGACGCGACCATGAACACGCTGTGGACGCGGTGGTTCCGCCTGGCCGACCGCTTCGACGCGGTGGTCTGGCCGACCGCGACGCAGCGTGACGACGTGGTCGCGCGTTTCGGGGCGTCCGCGAATCACGTCGTGGTGCCCAACCCGATCGCGCCGGTCACGGCCCGCGCCGACCTGCGCGAAGACGGTCTCGTGGTGGTGCTGGGACGTCTCGCGCCCGGCAAGCGCATCGACCACGCGATCCGTGCGTTCCTCGCCGCCGACGTCGCCGGCACGCGACTGGAGATCTGGGGCACGGGGCCGGAGCAGGAGAAGCTGGCGGCGCTGATCGCCCAGCTCGACGCGGGCGACCGCGTGGTGCTCGGCGGGTATGCCGACGACCCGGCCACGGTGCTCGACCGGGCGTCGCTGCTGCTCACGTCGACCGCGTTCGAGGGGCAGCCGCTCGGGGTCGTGGAGGCGCTGCTGCACGGCACACCGGTCGTGTCCTACGACGTCCGCTACGGCATCCGCGATGTGCTGGGGGCGGGTGGCGGCGTGCTGGTGCCCGCGGGCGACGAGGGCGCACTGGCGACCGCGCTCCGCGATCTGCTGACCGACGCCGATCGTCTGGCCGTGCTGCGCGCCGAGGCGCCGTCGGTCGCGGCGGCCTGGAGCCCCGAGCGCTCCCTCGCCGCCCTCACGGGCGTGGTCGCCGAGGTCTCCGCCCGCCCCTCTCGACGCGCCTGA
- a CDS encoding YciI family protein: protein MKFMLIMRATDDAVAAYQEMPFEQVIEAMGRYNESMMKAGVLVAGEGLTDAAEGFVVDFSADKPLITDGPYGETKELFNGFWIVEVSSREEAAEWASRAPLGPGSYLEVRRVTGPEDFPADNEWIEKEAGWREEQARRAEQQ from the coding sequence ATGAAGTTCATGCTCATCATGCGCGCGACCGACGACGCGGTGGCGGCGTACCAGGAGATGCCCTTCGAGCAGGTCATCGAGGCCATGGGCCGATACAACGAGTCGATGATGAAGGCGGGCGTGCTGGTCGCCGGCGAGGGTCTGACGGACGCCGCGGAGGGCTTCGTGGTGGACTTCAGCGCCGACAAGCCGCTGATCACCGATGGCCCCTACGGGGAGACGAAGGAGCTGTTCAACGGCTTCTGGATCGTGGAGGTGTCGTCGCGCGAGGAGGCTGCGGAGTGGGCGAGCCGTGCGCCGCTCGGACCCGGGTCGTACCTCGAGGTGCGCCGCGTGACCGGCCCGGAGGACTTCCCCGCCGACAACGAGTGGATCGAGAAGGAGGCGGGCTGGCGCGAGGAGCAGGCCCGCCGCGCCGAGCAGCAGTGA
- a CDS encoding RNA polymerase sigma factor: MDAHDVTARSAPAEGSAERAVAAVWRIESARIVGTLTRMVGDFGLAEDLAQEALVDALRQWPVDGVPRNAAAWLTGVAKRKAVDAWRRRERLDDRLALIAHDLEREQAEVRDPSDPDEVDDDVLRLIFIACHPVLSREAQVALTLRVVGGLSSEEIARAFLVPTATVQQRIVRAKKTLAAAHAPFEVPPRDEHAQRLGAVLGVLYLVFNEAHAASSGPEWMRPELSEEAIRLARVLAALMPREPEVHGLLALMELTAARFPARRDANGDPVLLADQDRGRWDRSRIVRGRAALATADGLGRGRGVYGLQAAIAECHAIAASVDDTDWDRIVLLYEALGRLAPSPVVELNRAAAVAMATGPASALRIVDQLAASGALRGYHLLPATRGELLRRLGREDEARSEFAVAAGIAGNDRERALLERKARGAVS; this comes from the coding sequence ATGGACGCGCACGACGTGACGGCACGCTCCGCCCCCGCAGAGGGGTCGGCGGAGCGGGCCGTCGCCGCGGTGTGGCGCATCGAGTCCGCACGCATCGTGGGCACGCTCACCCGCATGGTCGGCGACTTCGGGCTCGCCGAGGATCTGGCGCAGGAGGCGCTGGTCGACGCACTGCGCCAGTGGCCCGTCGACGGGGTGCCGCGCAATGCGGCCGCGTGGCTCACCGGGGTCGCCAAGCGCAAGGCGGTGGACGCGTGGCGGCGTCGGGAGCGGCTGGACGACCGTCTGGCCCTGATCGCGCACGACCTGGAGCGCGAGCAGGCCGAGGTGCGGGATCCGTCGGACCCCGATGAGGTCGACGACGACGTGCTGCGGCTCATCTTCATCGCGTGCCACCCCGTGCTGTCGAGGGAGGCGCAGGTCGCGCTGACCCTCCGCGTGGTCGGCGGGTTGTCGAGCGAGGAGATCGCCCGGGCGTTCCTGGTGCCGACCGCGACCGTGCAGCAGCGCATCGTGCGGGCCAAGAAGACGCTCGCGGCGGCCCATGCGCCGTTCGAGGTGCCGCCGCGCGACGAGCATGCGCAGCGGCTCGGGGCGGTCCTGGGCGTGCTGTATCTGGTGTTCAACGAGGCGCACGCGGCGAGCAGCGGCCCGGAGTGGATGCGTCCGGAGCTGAGCGAGGAGGCGATCCGTCTCGCGCGCGTGCTGGCGGCGCTGATGCCGCGCGAGCCGGAGGTGCACGGTCTGCTCGCGCTGATGGAGCTCACCGCCGCCCGGTTCCCGGCCCGCCGCGACGCGAACGGCGACCCGGTGCTGCTCGCGGATCAGGATCGTGGCCGCTGGGATCGCAGTCGCATCGTCCGGGGTCGCGCCGCGCTGGCGACGGCGGACGGGTTGGGACGCGGTCGCGGGGTGTACGGCCTGCAGGCGGCGATCGCGGAGTGCCATGCCATCGCGGCCTCGGTCGACGACACCGACTGGGATCGGATCGTGCTGCTGTACGAGGCGCTCGGTCGCCTGGCCCCGTCCCCGGTCGTGGAGCTGAACCGCGCCGCGGCGGTGGCGATGGCCACGGGCCCCGCGTCGGCGCTGCGCATCGTCGACCAGCTCGCGGCGTCGGGCGCGCTGCGCGGCTATCACCTGCTCCCGGCGACGCGTGGCGAGCTGCTGCGGCGTCTCGGGCGGGAAGACGAGGCCCGCAGCGAGTTCGCGGTCGCCGCGGGCATCGCGGGCAACGACCGCGAGCGTGCGCTGCTGGAGCGCAAGGCCCGCGGGGCGGTGAGCTGA
- a CDS encoding GlsB/YeaQ/YmgE family stress response membrane protein yields MSFLGFLLLGLIAGAIAKLILPGKQGGGWFVTLLLGVVGALLGGWLGSLILNRPLTEFWDLGTWLLAIGGSIIVLLIYGLIVGRGQKVND; encoded by the coding sequence ATGAGCTTTCTCGGCTTTCTTCTCCTCGGCCTCATCGCCGGAGCCATCGCCAAGCTGATCCTGCCCGGTAAGCAGGGAGGCGGGTGGTTCGTCACGCTGCTGCTCGGCGTCGTCGGCGCCCTGCTCGGAGGATGGCTCGGCAGCCTGATCCTCAACCGTCCTCTCACGGAGTTCTGGGACCTCGGAACCTGGCTCCTCGCCATCGGCGGCTCGATCATCGTGCTGCTGATCTACGGCCTCATCGTCGGCCGTGGCCAGAAGGTCAACGACTGA
- a CDS encoding Bax inhibitor-1/YccA family protein translates to MSNFAFNNPAFQQQDPRNVATYPGAPQAAQGAQNASFTHASVDAATNAQLEGMYAAPPAGAIETDRMSVEDTVWKTAGLFAILLVTAAVGWVWTLGGISAPRFDPYGGNTVNMLPWIIGALGGFVLAMVITFTSRKTVRPALIFAYAAFEGLFIGGISAFFEVRWPGIVLQATLATIAVVGVTLALFASGKIRASKKATKIFLVAMIGYLVFSLLNLVLMWTNVLPAEQAFGLYSAKIMGIPLGLIIGVLVVIMAAYSLVLDFDQIQQGVRNGAPRKYGWLGAFGIMVTVVWLYVEILRIIAIARGNN, encoded by the coding sequence ATGAGCAACTTCGCTTTCAACAATCCTGCGTTCCAGCAGCAGGACCCGCGCAACGTCGCGACATATCCCGGCGCTCCGCAGGCTGCTCAGGGTGCGCAGAACGCCTCGTTCACGCACGCCTCCGTCGACGCCGCCACCAACGCGCAGCTCGAGGGCATGTACGCGGCGCCGCCCGCCGGCGCCATCGAGACCGACCGCATGTCGGTCGAGGACACGGTGTGGAAGACCGCTGGACTGTTCGCGATCCTCCTCGTCACCGCCGCGGTCGGCTGGGTGTGGACCCTCGGCGGCATCTCGGCCCCGCGCTTCGACCCGTACGGCGGCAACACCGTCAACATGCTGCCGTGGATCATCGGTGCGCTCGGCGGCTTCGTGCTCGCGATGGTCATCACCTTCACCTCGCGCAAGACGGTCCGCCCCGCGCTGATCTTCGCCTACGCGGCGTTCGAGGGCCTGTTCATCGGCGGCATCTCCGCGTTCTTCGAGGTCCGCTGGCCGGGCATCGTGTTGCAGGCGACGCTCGCCACGATCGCTGTGGTCGGCGTCACCCTGGCACTGTTCGCGAGCGGCAAGATCCGTGCCTCCAAGAAGGCCACCAAGATCTTCCTCGTAGCCATGATCGGCTATCTGGTCTTCTCGCTGCTGAACCTCGTGCTGATGTGGACGAACGTCCTGCCCGCTGAGCAAGCCTTCGGTCTGTACAGCGCGAAGATCATGGGTATCCCGCTCGGTCTGATCATCGGCGTGCTCGTGGTCATCATGGCCGCGTATTCGCTGGTGCTCGACTTCGACCAGATCCAGCAGGGTGTGCGCAACGGCGCTCCCCGCAAGTACGGCTGGCTCGGCGCCTTCGGCATCATGGTCACCGTCGTCTGGCTGTACGTGGAGATCCTGCGGATCATCGCGATCGCCCGCGGCAACAACTGA
- a CDS encoding glycerophosphodiester phosphodiesterase family protein has product MPRKNPLVIGHRGAPGYRPEHSRSSYELALAMGVDAVEPDVVATKDGVLIVRHENEISGTTDVAEHPEFADRRTTKRVDGATLTGWFTEDFTWDELATLRTRERLPEVRVSSASFDGGQAILRLREVLDLVREGSVEHSREIGVVLEVKHATYFASAGLDLAPLIAAELREAGWADGALPLVIESFESTVLRQLRALGMPASYVYLIEAKGRPYDLAVAQGKRARTYPETVTPAGLDALVGEVDGISVDKKMLLAEGNTIVADAHARGLSVFTWTCRPENAFLAPRFRGDGGRGAFGDYEAEWDAIARQGVDGVFVDHPDLGVAFFRG; this is encoded by the coding sequence GTGCCCAGGAAAAACCCGCTCGTGATCGGGCATCGCGGAGCCCCCGGCTATCGCCCGGAGCACAGCCGCTCCTCCTATGAGCTCGCGCTGGCGATGGGCGTGGACGCGGTCGAGCCCGACGTGGTGGCGACGAAGGACGGGGTGCTGATCGTGCGCCACGAGAACGAGATCTCGGGCACGACCGACGTCGCGGAACACCCCGAGTTCGCCGATCGCCGGACGACCAAGCGCGTGGACGGCGCGACGCTGACCGGCTGGTTCACCGAGGACTTCACGTGGGACGAGCTCGCCACGCTGCGCACCCGCGAGCGGCTGCCCGAGGTGCGGGTGTCGAGCGCGAGCTTCGACGGGGGCCAGGCGATCCTGCGGCTGCGTGAGGTGCTCGACCTCGTGCGCGAGGGGTCGGTGGAGCACAGCAGGGAGATCGGCGTGGTGCTGGAGGTGAAGCACGCCACCTACTTCGCGAGTGCCGGTCTCGACCTGGCGCCGCTCATCGCCGCGGAGCTGCGCGAGGCCGGATGGGCGGACGGCGCGCTGCCGCTGGTGATCGAGAGCTTCGAGTCGACCGTGCTGCGGCAGCTGCGCGCCCTCGGGATGCCGGCGTCGTACGTGTATCTGATCGAGGCGAAGGGGCGTCCGTACGACCTGGCCGTCGCGCAGGGGAAGCGGGCGCGCACGTACCCCGAGACGGTGACGCCCGCGGGGCTCGACGCGCTGGTGGGTGAGGTGGACGGCATCAGCGTCGACAAGAAGATGCTGCTGGCCGAGGGGAACACGATCGTCGCGGATGCCCACGCCCGCGGCCTGTCGGTGTTCACGTGGACCTGCCGCCCCGAGAACGCGTTCCTCGCCCCGCGGTTCCGCGGCGACGGCGGGCGCGGGGCGTTCGGCGACTACGAGGCCGAGTGGGACGCGATCGCGCGGCAGGGCGTGGACGGCGTGTTCGTCGACCACCCCGACCTGGGTGTCGCGTTCTTCCGGGGCTGA
- a CDS encoding YccF domain-containing protein produces MRTILNIIWVILAGWALFLGYLLAGVLLCIPIVTIPWAIASFRIARYAIWPFGREVVSKPTAGVGSFLGNVLWVILAGWWLAIGHIVSGLALCVTIIGIPMGIADFKMIPVSLMPLGKEIVSTRRGAFDRTL; encoded by the coding sequence ATGCGCACGATCCTCAACATCATCTGGGTCATCCTCGCCGGCTGGGCCCTCTTCCTCGGCTATCTGCTCGCCGGAGTGCTGCTGTGCATCCCGATCGTCACGATCCCCTGGGCGATCGCCTCGTTCCGCATCGCCCGCTACGCCATCTGGCCCTTCGGCCGCGAGGTCGTCAGCAAGCCGACCGCCGGCGTCGGCTCGTTCCTCGGCAACGTGCTCTGGGTCATCCTCGCGGGCTGGTGGCTCGCGATCGGGCACATCGTCTCCGGCCTCGCCCTGTGCGTCACCATCATCGGCATCCCGATGGGCATCGCCGACTTCAAGATGATCCCGGTCTCCCTCATGCCCCTCGGCAAGGAGATCGTCTCCACCCGCCGCGGCGCCTTCGACCGTACGCTCTGA